A single Macaca fascicularis isolate 582-1 chromosome 13, T2T-MFA8v1.1 DNA region contains:
- the LBX2 gene encoding transcription factor LBX2, with protein MNSGREPRTPRTLLSIADILAPGMVPRAPSAPQLPESGPGPTSPLCALEELTSKTFRGLDARAPQPSEGRAAANALGPGPAGRKRRKSRTAFTAQQVLELERRFVFQKYLAPSERDGLATRLGLANAQVVTWFQNRRAKLKRDVEEMRADVASLRALSPEVLCSLALPDGAPDPSLRLGPAGPDSRPHQSDEEIQVDD; from the exons ATGAACTCGGGACGCGAGCCCCGAACACCCCGGACACTCTTAAGCATCGCAGACATCCTAGCCCCGGGCATGGTCCCCCGAGCACCCTCTGCGCCGCAGCTTCCAGAGTCGGGTCCGGGTCCAACGTCGCCGCTGTGCGCGCTGGAGGAGCTGACTAGTAAAACTTTCCGCGGACTTGACGCGCGCGCCCCGCAGCCCTCTGAAG GGCGGGCAGCCGCGAACGCGCTGGGCCCTGGCCCTGCCGGCCGCAAACGGCGCAAGTCACGCACGGCGTTCACCGCGCAACAGGTGCTGGAGCTGGAGCGGCGCTTTGTCTTCCAGAAGTACCTGGCGCCGTCCGAGCGAGACGGGCTAGCTACGCGACTAGGCCTGGCCAACGCGCAAGTGGTCACTTGGTTCCAGAACCGACGAGCCAAGCTCAAGCGCGACGTGGAGGAGATGCGCGCCGACGTCGCCTCGCTACGTGCGCTGTCCCCCGAAGTCCTGTGCAGTTTAGCACTGCCCGACGGCGCTCCAGATCCCAGCCTCCGCCTCGGACCCGCCGGCCCTGACTCCCGGCCCCACCAGTCAGACGAGGAGATACAGGTGGACGATTGA